The following is a genomic window from Rhizobium sp. NRK18.
CAGCGCTTGGTCGCCGGCCGGTAGTATGCGCATTATCAAGGACCTAGTTTCGTTGTGACAACGTATCCGGAAGCCATGTGACTATGCCCGGAAAGACTGCAATGAGAAGCACAAATGCGGCCATGATGAAGAAAAATGGCAAGGCCGCGCGTGCAATCGTGCCGATCCTGTCCCCCGTCAGCCGCTGGATGACAATCAGATTGAAGCCGACCGGCGGTGTTATCTGCGCCATTTCCACAACAAGAACGAGGAAGACCCCATACCAGACCTTGTCGTAGCCGGCGGCAAGGATCAGCGGCAGGGTGATCGGCAATGTCATCACGATCGCGGACATGCCTTCCATGATGCAGCCGAGGATGGCGTAGAAGATCAGGAGAACGATCACCAGCACGAAGGGCGAGAGGTTGAGCGACTGGATGCTGGCGGCGATATAGGCGGGCAGGCCGAGATAGCCGAGGCCGACCGACAGGAACATGGCGCCAATGATGATGAAGCCGATCATCGCGCAGGTCTGCGCGGCGTGATAGACCGCTTCGGCCAGATTGCGCACGGTCAGCGATCGTTGGAAAAGTCCGATCAGTATCGATCCGGCGACGCCGACGCCCGCGGCTTCTGTCGGCGAGGCGATGCCGCCGTACATCGAGCCTATGACGCTGAGGATCAGCAAGAGGACCGGGCCGAGACCGCGCAGTGCCGCGAGCTTTTCCGACCATCCCGTCGACGGCGGCGCCTTGCCGACCAGCGTCGGATCGAGGATGGACCTGACGGCTAGGTAGATCATGTAGGAAGCGGCCAGCAGACCCCCGGGAATGATGCCGGCCATGAAGAGGCGCAGGATCGATTCTTCCGCCAGCACGCCGTAGATGATCATGATCACCGATGGCGGGATCAGGAAGCCGAGCGTGCCGGCGCCCGCGAGGCTGCCGATCACCATCTTGCGGTCGTAGCCCCGGTTCAAAAGCTCGGTCGCGGTGATGCGTCCGACGGTGGCGGTCGTCGCCGCGGAGGAGCCGGATACCGCGGCAAAGAGGGTGCATGCCAGCACGGTGATGTGGCTCATGCGGCCGGGAAGCCTGCGTGTCCAGGGGGCCAGTCCGCTGAACAGCGCTTCGGAGAGCTTCGTGCGGAACAGGATCTCGGCCATCAGGATGAACAGCGGCAAGGCCAGCATTTCGGCACTGACGGCCGAATTCCAGATCTGCTGGGCCAGGAGCTTCTCGACCGGCATGTTGGGTCGGAAGATCGACAGGACCATAATGCCGGAACCGATCAAGCCCAGTCCGACCCAGACGCCGGCGCCCAGCAGCAGGGCAAGCAGCCCGAGAAGTGTCAGTGAAAGCTTACCCATTACAATTGATCCTCAGAGGCGGCTTCGCCTGCAAGCGGCGTTCCGCCGAGGATGCCGAGAAGTTGTGCGAGCATCTGCAGGGCAAAGACGACCGCGCCGATCGTCATGACGCCCTGCGGAATCCAGAGCGGAGTTCTGACCACCGAAGAGGCGACCGAGCCTCGCATGAAGGACAGGTAGGCCATGTCGCCGATGGCGAAGACCATCGCGCAGGCGATCAGCAGGCCGACCATGGTTGCGCAGGCGTCCAGCAGCAGGACGCCACGGCGCGGCAGGTAGTCATGGATCGCGGTGACCCGCACATGACCGCCGCTTTTCAGGGTTGCGCCGGCGGCGAGAAAGAAGCACGCCCCCATCATGTAGGCGGCGTAGTCCCAGCTGAAAGGCAGGCTGACGCCGACGAGGTTCCGGCTGATGATCTCCGCGAAGATGAAGGCGAAGATACCGACGAGACAAATGCCGCCGACGACGCCTGCGGCAAAGGTCAGGCGGTCGATCGGCTCGATGATCGCGCCGAATTTCCGGTCCTCGCGTGAGTGCATGATCCGTCTCCAACTGGCAGGGGCAATCGTGTTGAAGGGCCTGCCCGCACCGTTTGGCGCGGGCAGGCCTGGGGCTCAGTTCTTGGCCTTGAGATAGGCGTCGATGTAGGGGGCGGCGTCCGGCACGCGCTGCTTGAAGGCTTCCCAGAGAGGCTGGGCGCGCTTGATCAGTTCGGCCTTCAGCTCCGGAGACGGCGAG
Proteins encoded in this region:
- a CDS encoding TRAP transporter large permease; this encodes MGKLSLTLLGLLALLLGAGVWVGLGLIGSGIMVLSIFRPNMPVEKLLAQQIWNSAVSAEMLALPLFILMAEILFRTKLSEALFSGLAPWTRRLPGRMSHITVLACTLFAAVSGSSAATTATVGRITATELLNRGYDRKMVIGSLAGAGTLGFLIPPSVIMIIYGVLAEESILRLFMAGIIPGGLLAASYMIYLAVRSILDPTLVGKAPPSTGWSEKLAALRGLGPVLLLILSVIGSMYGGIASPTEAAGVGVAGSILIGLFQRSLTVRNLAEAVYHAAQTCAMIGFIIIGAMFLSVGLGYLGLPAYIAASIQSLNLSPFVLVIVLLIFYAILGCIMEGMSAIVMTLPITLPLILAAGYDKVWYGVFLVLVVEMAQITPPVGFNLIVIQRLTGDRIGTIARAALPFFFIMAAFVLLIAVFPGIVTWLPDTLSQRN
- a CDS encoding TRAP transporter small permease subunit is translated as MHSREDRKFGAIIEPIDRLTFAAGVVGGICLVGIFAFIFAEIISRNLVGVSLPFSWDYAAYMMGACFFLAAGATLKSGGHVRVTAIHDYLPRRGVLLLDACATMVGLLIACAMVFAIGDMAYLSFMRGSVASSVVRTPLWIPQGVMTIGAVVFALQMLAQLLGILGGTPLAGEAASEDQL